In the Leptospira sp. WS4.C2 genome, one interval contains:
- a CDS encoding adenosine deaminase: MYCDLHNHLYGCLPPETLFRIGKNNPEPRWHLYLDSYEKAYGVKIRPSTFFEDYADNQKFSKLYHFREKAPFLHFQAKFNLIIALVKFDEREITEVTHDVVLSNSLDDISYAEYRLMFGKEEPKEIFYSKLMACLEGLNQGEESAKKEGKTIQGKLVMSLHRDLNFERHYDWMKNWMEKESVIRNGLVGIDFCHIEEGHPPKDKKDFFQSVIKDNQAEPNTALSILYHVGESFRDKTPFSAVRWVLESAKNGVHRLGHALALGIDSDYFLGDERTELVSEAKDQIECELESYAEITSFGPFYPKEELELKRKEIENKPDSELLKIPFDETQSQYLHTFQNYVMSKIAKTDVVIECCPSSNLYIGMLESHIDHPITRFLQNDLKISIGSDDPGLFGTTMPEEYSHAHTAGVSEKDLETIREKSFSYRSTKLSGRELD; the protein is encoded by the coding sequence ATGTATTGCGATCTACACAACCACCTTTATGGATGTTTACCCCCCGAAACTTTGTTTCGAATTGGAAAAAATAACCCGGAACCTCGTTGGCATTTGTATTTGGATTCCTATGAAAAAGCTTATGGTGTAAAAATCCGACCTTCAACTTTCTTTGAAGATTATGCTGACAATCAAAAGTTTTCTAAACTCTATCACTTTCGAGAGAAGGCTCCCTTTTTACATTTCCAAGCAAAATTCAATCTGATCATCGCCTTGGTAAAGTTTGATGAAAGAGAAATTACCGAAGTTACTCATGATGTAGTGCTTTCGAATAGTTTGGATGATATTAGTTATGCGGAATACCGTTTGATGTTTGGAAAAGAAGAACCAAAAGAAATTTTTTATTCAAAACTTATGGCTTGTTTGGAAGGACTGAACCAAGGGGAAGAGTCCGCCAAAAAAGAAGGGAAAACCATCCAAGGGAAACTGGTGATGTCCTTACATAGAGATTTAAACTTTGAAAGGCATTATGATTGGATGAAAAATTGGATGGAAAAAGAATCTGTGATTCGAAACGGTCTTGTGGGAATTGACTTCTGTCATATAGAAGAAGGCCATCCACCCAAAGACAAAAAGGATTTTTTCCAATCAGTAATCAAAGACAACCAAGCAGAACCTAACACAGCCTTATCGATTCTCTACCATGTTGGAGAAAGTTTTCGAGACAAAACTCCCTTCTCTGCCGTACGTTGGGTTTTAGAGTCGGCAAAAAACGGGGTACATCGACTCGGTCATGCTTTGGCCCTCGGAATTGATTCAGATTATTTTTTAGGGGATGAAAGAACAGAACTTGTTTCTGAAGCCAAGGACCAAATCGAATGTGAATTGGAATCGTACGCGGAGATCACAAGTTTTGGCCCCTTCTATCCAAAAGAAGAACTCGAACTCAAACGAAAGGAAATAGAGAACAAACCAGATTCCGAACTCCTAAAAATTCCTTTTGATGAAACACAGTCCCAATACTTACATACCTTCCAAAACTATGTTATGTCTAAGATCGCCAAAACAGACGTTGTCATTGAATGTTGCCCTTCTTCCAATTTGTACATTGGAATGTTAGAATCACATATTGATCATCCCATCACACGATTTCTGCAAAATGATTTGAAGATCTCTATCGGATCCGATGATCCCGGCCTTTTTGGAACTACTATGCCTGAAGAGTATTCACATGCTCATACGGCAGGAGTTTCCGAAAAAGATTTAGAAACCATCCGAGAAAAGTCATTTTCCTATCGTTCTACAAAACTTTCCGGGCGTGAATTGGATTGA
- a CDS encoding MATE family efflux transporter, whose protein sequence is MNQKILGLAIPVFFGMISYTAIMVADTAMVGKLGEVPLAAVGFGGMVYFSIFAFLMGGSMAVQIIVARRFGEKNDRGVGITLINSVYLSLVLGSLLSYFGFLYAPQFMGWIGDDPQVIEVAGVYLSYRFLGTVLFFVGFALRGFFDGIGIVEAGMISSISAAVTNIFFNWLLIFGNWGFPALGVKGAAIASSLSSVPALLIVLFYFFRKDVIKFFKYEIFAPSFEILKELCMVGFAPALEGTLVNFAFSGFYKIAGMISTTTLASASVVLTCLSLSFMPGFSFGIAATTILGQSMGQGKIRLAYEGTMRSATFSAIVMGSMGLFFIIAGPWLIGLFTDVPAVAREAYPALCIVALIQVGDAYHMVIGSALRSAGMMYYVMFVYLIVSFLVMLPLAYLFGIVLAWGTIGIWSAFFIWILLMAVLFVGKFRRKEWVSIRI, encoded by the coding sequence TTGAATCAGAAAATTCTTGGATTAGCAATCCCTGTTTTTTTTGGAATGATCAGTTATACAGCCATCATGGTTGCTGATACCGCTATGGTCGGTAAATTGGGAGAGGTTCCTCTCGCTGCAGTTGGATTTGGTGGAATGGTTTATTTCTCTATTTTCGCTTTCCTTATGGGCGGATCTATGGCGGTTCAAATCATCGTAGCACGCAGATTTGGCGAAAAAAATGACAGAGGGGTCGGAATCACCCTAATCAATTCAGTCTATTTGTCCTTAGTTTTAGGATCTTTATTATCCTATTTTGGATTTCTCTATGCTCCACAATTTATGGGATGGATCGGAGATGATCCACAGGTAATCGAAGTTGCCGGTGTGTATTTATCCTATCGATTTTTAGGAACTGTTTTGTTCTTTGTCGGGTTCGCTTTACGTGGATTTTTTGATGGAATTGGAATTGTTGAGGCGGGAATGATTTCTTCCATTTCGGCTGCAGTGACTAATATCTTTTTCAATTGGTTACTGATTTTTGGAAACTGGGGATTTCCTGCTTTGGGAGTCAAAGGGGCTGCGATTGCTTCTAGTTTGTCTTCTGTTCCAGCACTTCTTATCGTGTTATTTTATTTTTTTCGCAAAGACGTAATCAAATTCTTTAAGTATGAAATTTTTGCACCGAGTTTTGAAATCCTTAAAGAACTTTGTATGGTTGGGTTCGCACCAGCTTTAGAAGGAACGCTTGTTAACTTTGCTTTTTCCGGATTTTATAAAATTGCGGGAATGATCAGCACAACTACCCTTGCATCGGCAAGCGTTGTGCTAACATGTCTTAGTTTATCTTTCATGCCAGGGTTTTCTTTTGGAATTGCAGCCACCACCATTCTTGGTCAATCCATGGGACAGGGCAAAATACGTTTGGCTTATGAAGGGACTATGCGTTCTGCTACCTTCTCTGCCATCGTAATGGGAAGTATGGGATTATTTTTTATCATTGCAGGCCCCTGGCTCATTGGATTATTCACAGATGTTCCTGCTGTTGCGAGAGAAGCTTACCCTGCACTCTGTATTGTAGCCCTCATCCAAGTAGGTGATGCTTACCATATGGTGATTGGTTCTGCTCTACGTAGTGCTGGGATGATGTACTATGTGATGTTTGTTTATCTGATTGTATCCTTCCTTGTCATGTTGCCATTGGCTTATTTATTCGGGATAGTCCTAGCATGGGGAACGATTGGAATCTGGTCTGCGTTTTTTATTTGGATTTTACTCATGGCAGTGCTTTTTGTCGGAAAATTTCGTAGGAAGGAGTGGGTAAGTATACGAATTTAA
- a CDS encoding zinc ribbon domain-containing protein, with protein sequence MVAMAEEKIYEMLWDCEFCGSKKLLGKTHRHCPNCGATQDPTRRYFPNDADKVAVQDHIYYGADKTCPFCQTANGAKATFCGNCGGSLDGAQNVKLRSDQDGSTEDSVQKAKEDLAFANSDFVKPHPKTPKWVLWLLGSIVFGGIGFVCLGVLWTEKVELQITHHEWSRTIAIDQFKPVSESEWCDSMPMGAYSVSRSRQIRSYNSIPDGEDCHTVRSDRGDGTFSESESCSTKYRQEPVYDDHCSYRIDKWAFDRNAVAKGFGTTQEPYWPTPQIRECASTAIGCERLGPKAEKYMVYFTESSGETKGEKHDCEFDQSKWKSLPAKALYQSEKSVIFNYITCDTIQTLEDATTEE encoded by the coding sequence TTGGTTGCAATGGCAGAAGAAAAAATCTATGAAATGCTTTGGGACTGCGAATTCTGCGGTTCTAAAAAACTACTGGGGAAAACTCACAGACATTGTCCCAATTGTGGGGCCACACAAGATCCAACACGGAGGTATTTTCCGAATGATGCGGATAAGGTCGCCGTCCAGGATCATATCTACTACGGTGCAGACAAAACTTGTCCTTTTTGTCAAACTGCCAACGGGGCCAAAGCCACTTTCTGCGGAAACTGCGGCGGATCTCTGGATGGGGCGCAAAATGTAAAACTTCGCTCCGACCAGGATGGTTCCACCGAAGACTCTGTCCAAAAAGCAAAAGAAGATTTAGCCTTCGCCAATTCTGACTTTGTCAAACCCCATCCCAAAACTCCCAAATGGGTGCTTTGGTTACTTGGCTCCATTGTCTTTGGTGGGATTGGATTTGTTTGTCTGGGAGTTTTATGGACAGAAAAAGTAGAACTCCAAATCACCCATCATGAATGGTCACGCACCATTGCCATTGACCAATTCAAACCTGTTTCCGAATCCGAATGGTGTGACTCCATGCCTATGGGTGCGTACAGTGTGTCCAGAAGTCGTCAAATCAGAAGTTATAATAGCATTCCCGATGGAGAAGATTGCCACACAGTGCGTTCGGATCGTGGAGATGGAACTTTTTCCGAAAGTGAAAGTTGTTCCACCAAATACAGACAAGAACCGGTCTACGATGACCATTGCAGTTACCGAATTGACAAATGGGCCTTTGATCGAAATGCAGTGGCTAAAGGATTTGGAACCACACAAGAACCGTATTGGCCCACCCCTCAAATTCGTGAATGTGCAAGTACGGCCATTGGCTGTGAAAGGTTAGGACCGAAAGCAGAAAAGTATATGGTTTATTTCACAGAATCCAGCGGAGAAACCAAAGGGGAAAAACATGATTGTGAATTTGACCAGTCCAAGTGGAAATCACTACCAGCCAAAGCACTGTACCAATCAGAAAAAAGTGTGATCTTCAATTACATCACTTGTGACACCATACAAACGTTAGAAGACGCTACAACAGAGGAATAA
- a CDS encoding DUF1553 domain-containing protein codes for MRLVLNLIRRFRYLILSFTFVILSFGYVHSRSKQNTVHPLDSLYFKLSPNIEKVDRKTSLRRLSLHLRGVIPSVAEWKELDSLPKDQSLESFAVNFLKQPEFAEYWGTKFTSMLRDKSKGRKIPTGAFFQYVAGSLHKNKPYDKLVQEMLTSSGSVNESPEAMFYIRDGADPLQTAEYVGRLFYAKRVACARCHDHPYISDFTRRDYYALAAFFSQQFFRDGTWEANRYGKTLSYVPRELEVHLPMEDQKTLQDKNNEWNRDNWNKWTDEQRKEYQKKHEVTYATLYYEPKLGLRFPHTDDAPGGDLVRPKYLDGKEAKLKPGDDRRKAFANWLTDKSNDRFRKVIINRVWTELMGWSFFTPLDDWNEDTVVKGEEILNHLDSYFLANQLKLKELILYIVTSNAYHRSLTNIGSDQDPIRYFAPKRLDSDQLLNSLIRISDLQKISNIRERNLSWLTDLMGQKPYDLTGTGSFRIPTDNLKEFTNAAEVERPAPYHTMLSVFGSGPRVDISDDVEELTIEQMLTLMNGRVVGKLVWDFGNKDSLVKAEFDQLKSMDQVIGNLYYRLLGRLPSNGEKQKIKTLMVKPDNVFDKDLLQDIFWALLNSQEFQHIN; via the coding sequence ATGAGATTGGTACTAAATCTAATTCGCAGGTTCCGCTATTTGATTCTATCTTTCACCTTCGTGATTTTATCTTTTGGTTATGTTCACTCAAGGTCAAAACAGAATACGGTTCATCCTTTAGATAGTTTGTATTTTAAACTATCACCTAATATAGAAAAGGTGGATAGGAAAACTTCTCTCCGTCGTTTATCCCTCCACTTACGAGGTGTGATTCCCAGTGTAGCTGAATGGAAGGAATTAGATTCACTTCCGAAGGATCAAAGTTTAGAATCTTTCGCAGTTAATTTTTTAAAACAACCTGAGTTTGCCGAATATTGGGGAACCAAGTTTACTTCCATGTTACGAGATAAATCTAAAGGCCGTAAAATTCCCACCGGTGCCTTCTTTCAATATGTGGCGGGATCCCTTCATAAAAATAAACCTTATGATAAACTCGTACAAGAGATGTTGACCTCTAGTGGTTCAGTCAATGAATCCCCGGAAGCTATGTTTTACATTCGAGATGGGGCCGATCCTTTACAAACAGCAGAGTATGTCGGTCGGCTTTTTTATGCAAAACGTGTGGCTTGTGCGCGCTGCCATGACCATCCCTATATTTCTGATTTTACTAGAAGGGATTATTATGCACTCGCTGCATTTTTTAGCCAACAATTCTTTCGTGATGGAACTTGGGAAGCCAATCGTTATGGAAAAACTTTGAGTTATGTTCCTCGGGAATTGGAAGTCCATCTTCCTATGGAGGACCAAAAGACCTTACAAGATAAAAATAATGAATGGAACCGCGACAATTGGAACAAATGGACGGACGAACAAAGAAAAGAATACCAAAAAAAACATGAAGTCACCTATGCCACATTATACTATGAACCAAAACTTGGCCTTCGGTTTCCTCATACAGACGACGCTCCTGGTGGAGATTTGGTTCGGCCTAAATATTTAGATGGGAAAGAGGCAAAACTAAAACCAGGGGACGACCGAAGGAAAGCTTTTGCCAATTGGCTCACAGACAAATCCAATGACCGATTTCGCAAAGTCATCATCAATCGCGTGTGGACAGAGCTTATGGGTTGGAGTTTTTTCACTCCCTTAGATGATTGGAATGAAGACACGGTGGTAAAGGGAGAAGAGATCCTCAATCATTTGGATTCTTATTTTTTGGCAAACCAACTCAAATTGAAAGAACTCATTTTGTATATTGTCACATCCAATGCCTACCATCGTTCCCTTACAAACATTGGTTCCGACCAAGATCCTATTCGATATTTTGCACCCAAACGATTGGACAGTGACCAACTTTTGAACTCACTCATCCGCATTTCTGACTTACAAAAGATCAGTAACATTCGGGAACGAAACCTATCATGGCTTACGGATCTTATGGGCCAAAAACCTTATGATTTGACCGGTACGGGTTCTTTTCGAATTCCAACAGATAATTTGAAAGAATTTACAAATGCCGCCGAAGTGGAAAGGCCTGCGCCATACCATACGATGTTGTCTGTTTTTGGTTCCGGCCCACGTGTGGATATTTCCGATGATGTCGAGGAACTTACCATAGAACAAATGTTAACTCTTATGAATGGTCGGGTAGTCGGGAAATTGGTTTGGGATTTTGGAAACAAAGACTCTCTCGTCAAAGCAGAGTTCGACCAGCTAAAATCGATGGATCAAGTCATCGGTAATCTTTATTACCGACTTTTGGGTCGCCTTCCTTCGAATGGAGAAAAACAAAAAATAAAAACCTTGATGGTAAAACCAGATAACGTTTTTGACAAAGACCTTCTCCAAGACATCTTTTGGGCTCTCCTCAATAGCCAAGAGTTCCAACACATCAACTAA
- a CDS encoding SPFH domain-containing protein encodes MALIDRIKFEGSPSEIVWKYPSDEISTAGQLVVDESQEAIFFKEGKALDTFGPGTHTLKTGNIPILEALVNLPFGGKTPFTAEVYYVNKAIFAMKWGTNTPIPLEDPKYKIVLNIRAFGDYKFRIKDSKAFLINVVKGGNRTTNEAIDEFLKPNIVRGIGDFISEVILNNNTSVVEINKYRDESSTAGKVKLAPEFEKYGIDLTEFNVSSVNFDQNDPNYQRIQKIITDKFEIDMLGDKYQQKKMFDIGQAAAENEGQGGGALGAGMGMGMGMNMGQMMGNMMNQGGAGQGGAAPAANDPAARIAKLKGLLDQGLINAEEFEAKKKEILSSM; translated from the coding sequence ATGGCACTAATAGATAGAATTAAATTTGAAGGAAGTCCCAGTGAAATCGTTTGGAAATATCCCTCTGACGAAATCAGCACCGCAGGACAACTGGTAGTCGATGAAAGCCAAGAAGCCATCTTTTTTAAAGAAGGAAAGGCTCTGGATACTTTTGGTCCAGGAACCCATACTTTAAAAACGGGAAATATTCCGATTTTAGAGGCTCTCGTCAATCTTCCGTTTGGTGGTAAAACTCCGTTCACGGCAGAGGTTTATTATGTAAACAAAGCCATCTTTGCGATGAAATGGGGAACAAATACTCCCATTCCTTTGGAAGATCCTAAATACAAAATTGTTCTCAACATCCGTGCCTTTGGGGATTATAAATTTAGAATCAAAGATTCAAAAGCCTTTTTAATCAATGTAGTTAAGGGTGGAAATCGTACCACAAACGAAGCCATTGATGAATTTTTAAAACCAAATATAGTGCGTGGGATTGGCGATTTTATTTCGGAAGTCATTTTAAACAACAACACTTCTGTTGTGGAAATCAATAAGTATCGAGATGAAAGTTCTACGGCAGGAAAAGTCAAACTCGCTCCTGAATTTGAAAAGTATGGAATTGATTTAACAGAGTTTAACGTATCTTCGGTGAACTTTGACCAAAACGATCCGAACTACCAACGCATTCAAAAAATCATTACCGATAAGTTTGAAATTGATATGCTCGGTGATAAATACCAACAAAAGAAAATGTTCGATATTGGACAAGCAGCTGCCGAAAACGAAGGCCAAGGTGGTGGTGCTTTGGGTGCCGGAATGGGTATGGGTATGGGGATGAATATGGGCCAAATGATGGGCAATATGATGAACCAAGGCGGAGCTGGGCAAGGTGGCGCGGCACCTGCAGCCAATGATCCGGCGGCAAGAATTGCAAAACTAAAAGGATTACTTGACCAGGGACTGATCAACGCAGAGGAATTTGAAGCTAAGAAAAAAGAAATTCTTTCTTCTATGTAA
- a CDS encoding TrkH family potassium uptake protein, with protein MKFKRFFVFLKRFFLYLQVQRFEFRKFYMENLRFMGRAFYILFGFLSVAILLLDFGFYYPEEWKPYVTFSIRSLVTFFILYESIHLVFTNKRWKEYVSLHKIELIILLMLGLEFIYEKNIVAILKSYHISGEDTTLIFLSANQVLFLFSNLAHFFRLSGNHDSKKLNPSIVFVSSFAFIILLGVCFLHFPKSTNGTVNSIDIIFTTISATCVTGLSTVDLTNQFTLTGQLVVLLLIQVGGLGLMTLTSFFSIFLAGKVSVSDTMMIKDLLSEETMGRAKEILKQITLQTLVIEFLGAVLLFYSFPENFPIALSEKIYYSIFHSISAFCNAGFSLLPNGLATESFKHSEGFLSVIMLLIIIGGLGFPVLFQIRTRFSKPFDYKFRWSVTSKLVFWTTGFLLLFGWVSYYFLEGNSSLKGLSTSEQIFHSLFYSVTTRTAGFNTLDLSQMGLPITFISFFLMWVGASPVSTGGGIKTTTFAISLLNITNQIRGKERMEIDHRTIANSSIARASATIVLSLFVIFSAIFCLLLTENANFIDLCFEVVSAFGTVGLTRSLTPHLSDYGKIIICTVMFVGRVGILTLLIALSKKVDHISYEYPKEYVVVG; from the coding sequence TTGAAATTCAAACGATTCTTCGTTTTTCTAAAGCGATTTTTCCTTTATTTACAAGTACAAAGATTTGAATTCAGAAAGTTCTATATGGAAAACCTTCGTTTTATGGGAAGGGCATTTTATATTCTATTTGGATTTTTATCAGTAGCCATTTTACTTTTAGATTTTGGATTTTATTATCCAGAAGAATGGAAACCATATGTAACTTTTTCCATTCGATCACTGGTTACATTTTTTATTTTATATGAATCCATTCACTTAGTCTTCACAAACAAACGATGGAAAGAGTATGTATCCCTTCATAAAATAGAACTTATCATTTTATTAATGTTAGGATTAGAATTTATTTATGAAAAGAATATAGTTGCCATTCTGAAATCCTACCATATCTCAGGAGAAGACACCACTCTTATCTTTTTATCAGCTAACCAAGTTTTGTTTCTTTTTTCTAATTTGGCACATTTCTTTCGCCTTTCCGGAAATCATGATTCTAAAAAATTAAATCCTTCGATTGTATTTGTGTCTTCCTTTGCTTTTATCATTTTGCTTGGAGTTTGTTTTTTACATTTTCCAAAGTCTACCAACGGAACAGTCAATTCCATTGATATCATTTTTACAACGATAAGTGCTACCTGTGTGACAGGGCTTTCGACGGTAGATTTAACAAATCAATTTACCCTAACCGGCCAACTAGTGGTTTTACTTCTCATCCAAGTAGGTGGGCTCGGCCTTATGACCCTAACTAGTTTTTTTTCCATCTTTCTTGCAGGCAAAGTTTCTGTGAGCGATACGATGATGATTAAAGACCTTCTTTCTGAAGAGACTATGGGACGCGCCAAAGAAATTTTGAAACAAATCACTCTGCAAACATTGGTGATTGAATTTTTAGGTGCTGTCTTGTTGTTCTATAGTTTTCCTGAAAACTTCCCGATCGCCCTATCCGAAAAAATTTACTATTCTATCTTTCATTCCATTTCTGCTTTCTGTAATGCTGGTTTTAGTTTGTTACCAAATGGACTGGCTACGGAATCCTTTAAACATTCCGAAGGTTTTTTATCTGTGATTATGTTACTGATTATAATTGGTGGACTTGGGTTTCCCGTTTTATTTCAGATCCGAACCAGGTTTTCCAAACCTTTTGATTATAAGTTCCGATGGTCAGTAACGTCTAAGTTGGTATTTTGGACTACCGGCTTTCTGTTGTTATTTGGATGGGTTTCCTATTATTTTTTAGAAGGAAACTCTAGTTTAAAAGGCTTAAGTACCTCGGAACAAATCTTTCATTCTTTATTTTATTCGGTTACAACAAGAACTGCTGGATTCAATACTTTAGATTTAAGCCAAATGGGATTACCCATTACGTTCATTTCTTTTTTTCTGATGTGGGTAGGGGCCTCCCCTGTCTCCACGGGTGGAGGAATCAAAACCACTACCTTTGCCATATCATTACTAAACATAACCAATCAAATTAGGGGAAAAGAAAGGATGGAAATTGACCACCGAACTATTGCTAATTCCTCGATTGCAAGAGCCAGTGCCACCATCGTTTTATCTTTGTTTGTGATCTTTTCTGCGATCTTTTGTTTGTTGCTTACCGAAAATGCAAACTTTATTGATTTGTGTTTTGAAGTGGTTTCCGCTTTTGGAACCGTTGGTTTGACTAGGAGCCTCACGCCTCATTTAAGTGATTACGGTAAAATCATTATTTGTACTGTCATGTTTGTAGGAAGGGTAGGAATTTTAACACTACTGATAGCCCTTTCTAAAAAAGTAGATCATATTTCTTATGAATATCCGAAAGAATATGTTGTTGTAGGTTAA
- a CDS encoding patatin-like phospholipase family protein, which translates to MKRTELERQAIQKFLKSVDLFKKLPPSVLLRLSNNVQEKLIRSHEALYYKGESSESIYIVRYGEILLENVAGQSHVYVGSGQVLAENSLISSSNHSTSAIAVIDSLVYVLNGKLFLQLASQEKVFAQNIIQMMGSRMRENLDRSNHNQKDQFIGLRRLCVHVPLEPEYHFGEKVNSFLEEYGEVTKKLSTAIPISTFKGMDPTQISEYLTNLRNKTPLLHIYFDESTSRMDLHYLVVQSDFIVFWEDEPEKFYKEKEEIIHFWKSRIRNFEGRAIRMMESGVRKSYLPQDQSLKTFYQKDTLARYLVAKTRGLALGGGGARALAHVGLLKVLHREGIHFDFVSGASMGAVIAALYARKNTPEEIEEMIKNFFGGLESAFDPTLPVVAFFKGKRMKRMLKKGFGDQRIEELPLPFATSAVDLQTGKEHIFDQGPITEALTSAMSLPGAFPPYRLGEKLLVDGGMINNVPENLIRSKGADVVMGINVSPLQEIVPVKLFEDRNTTEKGFFRYIWDTLKYPPILQIMTRTITLEGREITRLKRPKMDLFVHFHLEEFQLFDFARYQEIIDKGEQEAEANLAEIKKLFS; encoded by the coding sequence ATGAAACGAACTGAATTAGAACGGCAGGCCATACAAAAATTTTTAAAGTCTGTGGATTTGTTCAAAAAACTCCCTCCTTCTGTTTTGTTGCGACTTTCGAATAACGTCCAAGAAAAATTAATCCGAAGCCACGAGGCTCTCTACTATAAAGGAGAGTCTTCGGAGTCCATCTACATTGTTCGGTATGGCGAAATCCTTCTTGAAAATGTAGCTGGCCAGAGTCATGTATATGTGGGTTCCGGACAAGTGTTAGCCGAGAACTCTCTTATCTCTAGTTCCAATCATTCCACTTCTGCCATTGCAGTCATTGATTCTCTCGTTTATGTTTTGAATGGAAAACTATTTTTGCAATTGGCCTCACAAGAAAAGGTCTTTGCCCAAAATATCATTCAAATGATGGGATCTCGGATGCGAGAGAACTTAGACAGATCCAATCACAATCAAAAAGATCAATTCATCGGCTTACGAAGGTTATGTGTTCATGTCCCCTTGGAACCCGAATACCATTTTGGCGAAAAAGTTAATTCTTTCTTAGAGGAATATGGCGAAGTCACCAAAAAACTTTCTACTGCCATTCCGATCTCCACTTTTAAGGGGATGGATCCCACTCAAATTTCAGAATATCTTACGAATCTTAGAAACAAAACTCCCTTACTTCATATCTACTTTGATGAATCCACTTCTAGAATGGATTTACATTATCTCGTGGTCCAATCGGACTTTATTGTATTTTGGGAAGATGAACCAGAAAAGTTTTATAAAGAAAAAGAAGAGATCATTCATTTTTGGAAAAGTCGGATTCGTAACTTTGAGGGCCGTGCCATTCGTATGATGGAAAGCGGAGTTCGTAAAAGTTATCTCCCCCAAGACCAATCTTTGAAAACGTTTTACCAAAAAGACACTCTCGCAAGATATTTGGTGGCTAAAACGAGAGGTTTGGCGTTAGGTGGCGGTGGAGCAAGAGCTCTTGCTCACGTCGGATTACTCAAAGTTTTGCATCGGGAAGGAATCCATTTTGATTTTGTATCGGGTGCTTCGATGGGTGCAGTGATTGCTGCCTTGTATGCAAGAAAAAACACTCCAGAAGAAATCGAAGAAATGATCAAAAATTTCTTCGGAGGATTGGAAAGTGCCTTCGACCCAACTCTACCCGTTGTTGCTTTCTTTAAAGGCAAACGAATGAAACGGATGTTAAAGAAAGGATTTGGTGACCAAAGGATTGAAGAGCTCCCACTACCTTTTGCGACTTCGGCTGTGGATTTACAAACCGGAAAGGAACATATCTTTGACCAAGGCCCTATCACCGAAGCTTTGACCAGTGCGATGAGTTTGCCTGGTGCCTTCCCTCCCTATAGGCTCGGTGAAAAACTGTTAGTTGACGGTGGAATGATTAATAATGTTCCCGAAAATCTTATTCGCAGCAAAGGAGCGGATGTGGTGATGGGAATCAATGTATCTCCTTTGCAAGAAATTGTTCCAGTGAAACTCTTTGAAGATCGAAATACAACCGAAAAAGGTTTCTTTCGTTATATCTGGGACACTCTCAAATACCCACCCATCTTACAAATTATGACAAGAACCATCACTTTGGAAGGAAGAGAGATCACTCGTCTCAAACGACCTAAAATGGATTTGTTTGTGCATTTTCATTTAGAAGAATTTCAGTTATTTGATTTTGCCCGTTACCAAGAAATCATTGATAAGGGTGAGCAAGAAGCTGAAGCCAATTTAGCAGAGATCAAAAAATTATTCTCTTAA